The Actinomycetota bacterium genome contains a region encoding:
- a CDS encoding dihydroorotate dehydrogenase electron transfer subunit yields MYTVLSLTAPGLAERTRPGHFLNIGIGGEESALLLRRAFAIYQVQSRGVYGGSVDIVIGPHGKGTKWLVDRRRHDNLSIVGPLGRPFTLPKNPANCILVGGGYGTAPLFMLADQLRERGCRVDVIAGAATEEKLFGTLEIKRAASTLTVTTDDGSMGTQGRVTDVLEDVIQRSSADVIYACGPMAMLSAVAGIAAARGVYVQTSVEESMACGIGVCMTCVLPVIGEDGLTRMVRSCVDGPVFRGDQVRWADVGTIPSDAVGAPQGGN; encoded by the coding sequence ATGTACACGGTGCTGTCGCTGACTGCTCCCGGATTAGCTGAGCGAACTCGGCCAGGGCACTTCCTGAATATCGGCATCGGCGGCGAAGAATCAGCCCTGCTGCTGCGTCGGGCCTTTGCGATCTATCAGGTGCAATCCAGAGGCGTGTACGGCGGCTCGGTCGACATCGTGATCGGCCCGCATGGCAAGGGCACCAAGTGGCTGGTTGATCGTCGTCGCCACGACAACCTCAGCATTGTTGGTCCGCTGGGGCGTCCCTTCACACTTCCCAAGAACCCCGCCAACTGCATCCTGGTTGGTGGCGGGTACGGAACGGCGCCATTGTTCATGCTCGCCGATCAACTGCGCGAGCGCGGCTGTCGCGTCGATGTGATCGCGGGAGCAGCAACCGAGGAGAAGCTCTTCGGCACTCTTGAAATCAAGCGCGCGGCTTCAACTCTCACTGTGACCACCGATGACGGAAGCATGGGCACGCAGGGTCGCGTGACCGATGTCCTCGAAGACGTCATTCAACGATCGTCCGCAGACGTCATCTACGCATGCGGACCGATGGCAATGCTCTCTGCTGTCGCTGGAATCGCAGCTGCTCGCGGGGTGTATGTGCAGACCTCGGTTGAAGAGTCGATGGCCTGTGGCATTGGTGTGTGCATGACATGCGTGCTGCCGGTCATCGGCGAAGACGGGCTCACCCGCATGGTTCGTTCGTGCGTGGACGGGCCAGTCTTCCGGGGCGACCAAGTGCGCTGGGCCGATGTCGGCACGATTCCCTCCGACGCCGTTGGCGCACCGCAGGGCGGCAACTGA